In Micromonospora purpureochromogenes, a single window of DNA contains:
- a CDS encoding glycoside hydrolase family 38 N-terminal domain-containing protein, producing the protein MTRPTDIIVVPHTHWDREWYEPFQRFRLRLVALLDDVFDRMERDERQRFTLDGQLAAVDDYLEVRPERREQVIALVRAGRLAVGPWQILLDEFLCSGENIVRNLERGLTRSAELGGAMPVGYLPDMFGHIAQMPQLLAGAGLAHACVFRGVPDRVRTHAFAWQAPDGTTVRTEYLPGGYGNAAGLMDDAALVTRRATDLADRLGGWRPEGAGGPTLAMYGTDHAAPAPDAPDLLAAADVDGIRFRLGTLAEYFAAQPTTVDGLPTVRGELRSHARANILPGVISVRAHLKQAMGRAERRVERYAEPLAGLWHDPSVQRFLDMAWTRLIDASCHDSVTGCGCDETAEQVAARLAEADQLGRAVCDLVGARLAAAVPRDGYLVFNPSPTARTALVRLDVEAPDGAAVGLAGADGTTVAAQVVDRARTLLAEDLVPAVDLPGVLTRVHGRELYGQEVTRWSVSPADATLTFEVARHGDPAFDVEDVRLALADAGRPDHWRVRIVAAPRLTVAALVDVPALGHAAVRPVPLPAGAALNPDAVTPLPAGAAPVPGPVTVAGRSLDNGLLRVDVAEDGTLRLSTPDGVTVDGVGRIVDGGDVGDSYNYAPPAADELVDKPRAVRTVVRHAGPLVAVVDVVREYRWPVAADVDAGSRAVDREAVVVTTRVELRSGERFARLRIEFDNRCDDHRVRLHLPLPSPARASYAEGQFAVVERGLTAEGGGGEVPLPTFPASGFVAAGGADGALAVLLTQPTEYELTDSGRELAVTVLRSIGMLSRNRHALRDEPAGPQLPTPSAQCRGERTVELAVLPFRGEWHGAGVTEAAEAYRHEPLAFAGTAQPSVALPAPATGLSVTGPGVALTSVRDRQGRVEVRVVAEAPTDTGAVIGADRGVRGAWRADLLGRPGERLSVDADGLVRLPLRAWEIATVQLDLA; encoded by the coding sequence ATGACCCGACCGACCGACATCATCGTCGTGCCGCACACCCACTGGGACCGGGAGTGGTACGAGCCGTTCCAGCGGTTCCGGCTACGGCTGGTGGCGTTGCTGGACGACGTGTTCGACCGGATGGAACGCGACGAGCGGCAGCGGTTCACCCTCGACGGGCAGCTCGCCGCGGTCGACGACTACCTGGAGGTGCGCCCGGAGCGGCGCGAGCAGGTGATCGCCCTGGTCCGCGCCGGACGGCTGGCGGTCGGGCCGTGGCAGATCCTGCTCGACGAGTTCCTCTGCTCCGGGGAGAACATCGTCCGCAACCTGGAGCGTGGGCTGACCCGCAGCGCCGAGCTGGGCGGCGCCATGCCGGTGGGCTACCTGCCCGACATGTTCGGCCACATCGCCCAGATGCCGCAGCTCCTGGCCGGGGCCGGGCTGGCCCACGCCTGCGTGTTCCGGGGCGTACCCGACCGGGTCCGCACCCACGCGTTCGCCTGGCAGGCGCCGGACGGCACCACGGTGCGCACCGAGTACCTGCCCGGCGGGTACGGCAACGCGGCCGGGCTGATGGACGACGCCGCCCTGGTCACCCGCCGGGCCACCGACCTGGCCGACCGGCTCGGCGGCTGGCGGCCCGAGGGTGCGGGCGGACCGACCCTGGCCATGTACGGCACCGACCACGCGGCGCCGGCCCCGGACGCCCCCGACCTGCTCGCCGCCGCCGACGTCGACGGCATCCGGTTCCGGCTCGGCACGCTCGCCGAGTACTTCGCCGCCCAGCCGACCACCGTGGACGGGCTGCCCACCGTACGCGGGGAGCTGCGCTCGCACGCCCGGGCGAACATCCTGCCCGGCGTGATTTCCGTGCGCGCCCACCTGAAGCAGGCGATGGGTCGCGCCGAGCGCCGGGTGGAGCGGTACGCCGAACCGCTCGCCGGGCTCTGGCACGACCCCTCCGTGCAGCGCTTCCTGGACATGGCGTGGACCCGGCTGATCGACGCGAGCTGCCACGACTCGGTGACCGGGTGCGGCTGCGACGAGACCGCCGAGCAGGTGGCCGCCCGGCTGGCCGAGGCCGACCAGCTCGGCCGGGCGGTCTGCGACCTGGTCGGGGCCCGGCTGGCCGCCGCCGTGCCGCGCGACGGGTACCTGGTGTTCAACCCGAGCCCGACCGCCCGGACCGCGCTGGTGCGCCTCGACGTCGAGGCGCCCGACGGCGCGGCGGTGGGGCTGGCCGGCGCGGACGGCACGACGGTGGCCGCGCAGGTCGTCGACCGGGCCCGGACGCTGCTCGCCGAGGACCTGGTGCCGGCCGTCGACCTGCCCGGGGTGCTCACCCGGGTGCACGGCCGGGAGCTCTACGGCCAGGAGGTCACCCGCTGGTCGGTGTCGCCGGCCGACGCCACCCTCACCTTCGAGGTGGCCCGGCACGGCGACCCCGCCTTCGACGTGGAGGACGTCCGCCTGGCGCTGGCCGACGCCGGCCGGCCGGACCACTGGCGGGTCCGCATCGTCGCCGCGCCCCGGCTGACCGTCGCCGCGCTGGTCGACGTGCCCGCGCTCGGCCACGCCGCGGTCCGGCCGGTGCCGCTGCCGGCCGGCGCGGCGCTCAACCCCGACGCGGTAACTCCGCTGCCGGCCGGCGCCGCCCCGGTGCCCGGCCCGGTCACCGTCGCCGGCCGGAGCCTGGACAACGGACTGCTGCGCGTCGACGTCGCCGAGGACGGCACGCTGCGGCTGTCCACCCCGGACGGCGTCACGGTGGACGGGGTGGGCCGGATCGTCGACGGCGGCGACGTGGGCGACAGCTACAACTACGCCCCGCCGGCCGCCGACGAGCTGGTCGACAAACCGCGCGCGGTACGCACGGTGGTGCGGCACGCGGGTCCGCTGGTGGCCGTCGTGGACGTGGTCCGCGAGTACCGCTGGCCGGTGGCGGCCGACGTGGACGCCGGCTCCCGGGCGGTGGACCGGGAGGCCGTCGTGGTCACCACCCGGGTCGAGCTGCGCTCCGGCGAGCGGTTCGCCCGGCTGCGGATCGAGTTCGACAACCGCTGCGACGACCACCGGGTGCGGCTGCACCTGCCGCTGCCGTCCCCGGCCCGCGCGTCGTACGCCGAGGGTCAGTTCGCGGTGGTGGAGCGCGGGCTGACCGCCGAGGGCGGCGGCGGTGAGGTGCCGCTGCCGACGTTCCCGGCGTCCGGGTTCGTGGCCGCCGGCGGGGCGGACGGCGCGCTGGCGGTGCTGCTGACCCAGCCCACCGAGTACGAGCTGACCGACTCCGGGCGCGAACTGGCCGTGACGGTGCTGCGGTCGATCGGGATGCTGTCGCGCAACCGGCACGCGCTGCGTGACGAGCCGGCCGGCCCGCAGCTGCCCACCCCGTCGGCACAGTGCCGGGGCGAGCGGACCGTCGAGCTGGCGGTGCTGCCGTTCCGGGGCGAGTGGCACGGGGCGGGGGTGACCGAGGCGGCCGAGGCGTACCGGCACGAGCCGCTGGCCTTCGCCGGCACGGCGCAGCCGTCCGTCGCCCTGCCGGCCCCGGCCACCGGACTGTCGGTGACCGGTCCGGGGGTGGCGCTCACCAGCGTGCGGGACCGGCAGGGCCGGGTCGAGGTGCGGGTGGTGGCCGAGGCCCCGACCGACACCGGGGCGGTCATCGGGGCCGACCGGGGTGTCCGGGGGGCGTGGCGGGCCGACCTGCTCGGCCGGCCGGGCGAGCGGCTGAGCGTCGACGCCGACGGCCTGGTCCGGCTGCCGTTGCGCGCCTGGGAGATCGCCACGGTGCAGCTCGACCTGGCCTGA
- a CDS encoding Gfo/Idh/MocA family protein, protein MTEPAKRIRIAVAGLGIIARTVHLPLLQRRSDLFEIVALGDLSPTRVAELGGRYGVEPGRRYTDAAAMLADGGYDALLLATSGSHGELAASALRAGLPVLCEKPLAYTLAEAARLTELSGGAPALMVGYMKQYDPAVAEAARLLDEWGGAERVHAVEVSVLHAGGDRQLAFANLPPAPADVPPGEVARLRAADAALLDAAVGGDPGARTLYQILINSISHDLSLLRLFTGAPATVEHVATWPLAPDGPAEPSVEISGRLPGGARYGIHWLNLPEYPAYRETVTLHHARGSLELVFPSPYLLNAPTTLTLVEAHGGGERRAAFRSVTEAFEQELVAFHAMVTAGAPPLTGIAEGATDVRTSQQVVRRFGELTGAAIGGEAASS, encoded by the coding sequence ATGACCGAACCGGCCAAGCGGATCCGGATCGCGGTCGCCGGGCTGGGCATCATCGCCCGTACGGTGCACCTGCCGCTGCTGCAACGCCGCAGCGACCTGTTCGAGATCGTCGCGCTCGGCGACCTCTCCCCCACCCGGGTGGCCGAGCTGGGCGGCCGGTACGGCGTCGAGCCGGGACGCCGGTACACCGACGCCGCCGCGATGCTGGCCGACGGCGGGTACGACGCGCTGCTGCTGGCGACCTCCGGCTCGCACGGTGAGCTGGCCGCGTCGGCGCTGCGCGCGGGCCTGCCGGTGCTCTGCGAGAAGCCGCTGGCCTACACCCTGGCGGAAGCGGCCCGGCTGACCGAGCTGAGCGGCGGCGCGCCGGCGCTGATGGTCGGCTACATGAAGCAGTACGACCCGGCGGTGGCCGAGGCCGCCCGGCTGCTCGACGAGTGGGGCGGAGCCGAGCGGGTCCACGCCGTGGAGGTGAGCGTGCTGCACGCCGGCGGCGACCGGCAGCTCGCCTTCGCCAACCTGCCGCCGGCCCCCGCCGACGTGCCGCCCGGCGAGGTGGCCCGGCTGCGCGCCGCCGACGCCGCACTGCTCGACGCCGCGGTCGGCGGCGACCCGGGCGCGCGCACCCTCTACCAGATCCTGATCAACAGCATCTCCCACGACCTGTCCCTGCTGCGGCTCTTCACCGGCGCGCCGGCCACCGTGGAGCACGTCGCGACCTGGCCGCTGGCGCCCGACGGGCCGGCGGAGCCGTCGGTGGAGATCAGTGGGCGGCTGCCGGGCGGGGCCCGCTACGGCATCCACTGGCTCAACCTGCCCGAGTACCCGGCCTACCGGGAGACGGTGACCCTGCACCACGCCCGGGGCTCGCTGGAACTGGTCTTTCCGTCGCCGTACCTGCTCAACGCGCCCACCACGTTGACCCTGGTGGAGGCGCACGGCGGCGGTGAGCGGCGGGCGGCGTTCCGGTCGGTGACCGAGGCGTTCGAGCAGGAGCTGGTCGCCTTCCACGCGATGGTCACCGCGGGCGCGCCGCCGTTGACCGGGATCGCCGAGGGCGCGACCGACGTACGGACCAGCCAACAGGTGGTACGCCGCTTCGGTGAGCTGACCGGGGCGGCGATCGGCGGAGAGGCGGCCAGCTCATGA
- a CDS encoding sugar phosphate isomerase/epimerase family protein has protein sequence MQLSGRTRVAGAPVNHGIYQHDDTLLDPDELLAALSRDGYDGVDSGPIGYLGTGEALAGRLAANRIGLAGGWVDLRYADPVGFSADLVQLDAALDAFTAVPADDPRFAPRPTLACPGNPGRMARPGTPPDLTSVLPATAWPEFATRVQQAADRCRDRGLEPVFHYHLGTDVETEAEADRLLELTDIAVCLDTGHLLLAGGDPVAAVRRWAGRIGQVHLKDADLAVHERVRAAGGGLADVVAAGGFCALGTGDVDFAGVLAGLDAIGYTGWLVIEQDAPAHARDLDRTLADQRANRRWLEEALR, from the coding sequence GTGCAGCTGAGCGGACGCACCCGGGTGGCCGGCGCACCGGTCAACCACGGGATCTACCAGCACGACGACACGCTCCTCGACCCGGACGAGCTGCTGGCTGCCCTGTCCCGCGACGGGTACGACGGGGTGGACTCCGGGCCGATCGGCTACCTCGGCACCGGCGAGGCGCTGGCCGGCCGGCTCGCGGCGAACCGCATCGGGCTCGCCGGCGGCTGGGTCGACCTGCGCTACGCCGACCCGGTCGGCTTCAGCGCCGACCTGGTCCAGCTCGACGCGGCGCTCGACGCGTTCACCGCCGTACCGGCCGACGATCCCCGGTTCGCCCCCCGGCCCACGCTGGCCTGCCCCGGCAACCCGGGCCGGATGGCCCGGCCCGGCACCCCGCCCGACCTGACCTCGGTGCTGCCGGCCACCGCCTGGCCGGAGTTCGCCACCCGGGTGCAGCAGGCCGCCGACCGGTGCCGGGACCGGGGTCTTGAACCGGTGTTCCACTACCACCTCGGCACTGACGTGGAGACCGAGGCCGAGGCCGACCGGCTGCTCGAACTCACCGACATCGCGGTCTGCCTGGACACCGGGCACCTGCTGCTGGCCGGCGGCGACCCGGTCGCGGCGGTCCGCCGGTGGGCCGGCCGAATCGGGCAGGTGCACCTCAAGGACGCCGACCTGGCCGTCCACGAGCGGGTCCGGGCGGCCGGCGGTGGCCTCGCCGACGTGGTCGCCGCCGGTGGGTTCTGCGCCCTGGGCACCGGCGACGTCGACTTCGCCGGGGTGCTCGCCGGCCTCGACGCCATCGGCTACACCGGCTGGCTGGTGATCGAACAGGACGCGCCGGCGCACGCCCGGGACCTCGACCGGACGCTGGCCGACCAGCGCGCCAACCGGCGCTGGCTCGAGGAGGCGCTGCGATGA
- a CDS encoding CehA/McbA family metallohydrolase, whose translation MAVHRGRWTLADRAESVLRALPVTVPPATAALTVRLDYPRQAGVLDLGCLGPAGFRGWSGGARDGYTVAAEWATPGYLPGELEPGEWQVLLRLHRIPPEGLSYEVTATTSTTAADAPTPPAAPPRPDRPPRRALPGVDGRRWIAGDLHAHTVHSDGAATIDELAALAAARGLDFLAVTDHNTVSHHPWLPAASARYGLTLLPGQEVTTDRGHANVFGPVGWVDFRQPPDEWLAGAERAGGLMSVNHPLGGDCAWRQPLTTRTRLAEVWHSGWWDRTWGAPLAWARAWRPDVVPVGGSDFHRPGDDAPPGSPTTWLLVDDDREPQAALLDALAAGRTAVSAGPDAPLLLRLGDELLALDADGMLLGYPDGSHRVVHGDRCRLPAGHGLHVLESHRMEVIALCS comes from the coding sequence ATGGCGGTGCACCGGGGCAGGTGGACGCTGGCGGACCGCGCCGAGAGCGTGCTGCGGGCCCTGCCGGTCACCGTGCCGCCGGCCACCGCCGCGCTCACCGTACGACTCGACTATCCCCGGCAGGCCGGGGTGCTCGACCTGGGCTGCCTCGGGCCGGCCGGCTTTCGGGGCTGGTCCGGCGGTGCCCGCGACGGCTACACCGTGGCCGCCGAGTGGGCCACCCCCGGCTACCTCCCCGGTGAGCTGGAACCCGGCGAATGGCAGGTGCTGCTCCGGTTGCACCGCATCCCACCGGAGGGCCTGAGCTACGAGGTCACCGCCACCACCAGCACCACCGCGGCGGACGCCCCGACGCCGCCGGCGGCGCCACCGCGCCCGGACCGCCCGCCGCGCCGCGCGCTGCCCGGGGTGGACGGCCGGCGCTGGATCGCCGGGGACCTGCACGCGCACACCGTGCACAGCGACGGCGCGGCCACCATCGACGAGCTGGCCGCCCTCGCCGCCGCCCGGGGGCTGGACTTCCTCGCCGTCACCGACCACAACACGGTCAGCCACCACCCGTGGCTGCCCGCCGCCTCGGCCCGGTACGGCCTCACCCTGCTGCCCGGGCAGGAGGTGACGACCGACCGGGGACACGCCAACGTGTTCGGCCCGGTCGGCTGGGTCGACTTCCGGCAGCCGCCCGACGAGTGGCTGGCCGGCGCGGAGCGGGCCGGCGGGCTGATGTCGGTCAACCACCCCCTCGGCGGTGACTGCGCCTGGCGGCAGCCGCTGACCACGCGTACCCGGCTGGCCGAGGTGTGGCACTCCGGCTGGTGGGACCGCACCTGGGGCGCCCCGCTGGCGTGGGCGCGGGCCTGGCGCCCGGACGTGGTGCCGGTCGGCGGCAGCGACTTCCACCGCCCCGGCGACGACGCGCCGCCCGGCTCCCCCACCACCTGGCTGCTGGTCGACGACGACCGGGAGCCGCAGGCCGCCCTGCTCGACGCGCTGGCCGCCGGTCGTACCGCCGTGTCCGCCGGCCCCGACGCGCCACTGCTGCTCCGCCTCGGCGACGAACTGCTCGCTCTCGACGCGGACGGCATGCTGCTCGGCTACCCCGACGGCAGCCACCGCGTCGTCCACGGCGACCGGTGCCGGCTCCCGGCCGGCCACGGCCTGCACGTCCTGGAATCGCACCGCATGGAGGTGATCGCACTGTGCAGCTGA
- a CDS encoding ABC transporter ATP-binding protein, whose product MSAIAMRELTKVYPNGVRALDALDLEIADGEFFALLGPSGCGKTTLLRTIAGLEVASGGDVHIGERAVTNLPPGKRDVAMVFQDYALFPHMTVQENIAYPLRIKKMDRRGRAEKAAETADELGLSALLQRRPGQLSGGQQQRVALARAMACHPQVFLLDEPLSNLDARLRLEARTFLKRLQRELGVTTVFVTHDQAEALALADRIAVMEGGRIRQVGTPTEVFRRPANTFVAGFIGSTPMNLIDAEAHDGELAVAGTRLPMPEDVRDRVSAGEKLVYGVRPEYLDYSAEPVPGALSGQVVVVENLGSFSLVSLDVAGGGVAGAAGTSVQVVVPEGREPEPGDTGWVVPRPGRSLLYRDGELVSGAAAAVPAARTGAER is encoded by the coding sequence ATGTCCGCCATCGCCATGCGCGAACTGACCAAGGTCTACCCCAACGGGGTACGGGCCCTGGACGCCCTCGACCTGGAGATCGCCGACGGCGAGTTCTTCGCGCTGCTCGGGCCGTCCGGCTGCGGCAAGACCACCCTGCTGCGCACCATCGCCGGGCTGGAGGTCGCCTCCGGCGGCGACGTGCACATCGGCGAGCGCGCCGTGACCAACCTGCCGCCCGGCAAGCGGGACGTGGCGATGGTCTTCCAGGACTACGCGCTCTTCCCGCACATGACGGTGCAGGAGAACATCGCCTACCCGCTGCGGATCAAGAAGATGGACCGTCGCGGCCGCGCGGAGAAGGCGGCGGAGACCGCCGACGAGCTGGGCCTGTCCGCGCTGCTGCAACGCCGCCCGGGGCAGCTCTCCGGCGGGCAGCAGCAGCGGGTCGCGCTGGCCCGGGCGATGGCCTGCCACCCGCAGGTGTTCCTCCTCGACGAACCGCTGTCCAACCTCGACGCCCGGCTGCGGCTGGAAGCGCGCACCTTCCTCAAGCGGCTGCAACGCGAACTGGGCGTGACCACCGTCTTCGTCACCCACGACCAGGCCGAGGCGCTCGCCCTCGCCGACCGGATCGCGGTCATGGAGGGTGGCCGGATCCGGCAGGTCGGCACCCCGACCGAGGTGTTCCGCCGCCCCGCCAACACCTTCGTCGCCGGGTTCATCGGCTCCACCCCGATGAACCTCATCGACGCCGAGGCGCACGACGGCGAACTGGCCGTCGCCGGCACCCGGCTGCCGATGCCGGAGGACGTCCGGGACCGGGTCAGCGCCGGCGAGAAGCTCGTCTACGGGGTACGCCCCGAGTACCTGGACTACTCCGCCGAACCGGTGCCGGGGGCGCTGAGCGGGCAGGTGGTCGTGGTGGAGAACCTGGGCAGCTTCTCGCTGGTCTCCCTCGACGTGGCCGGCGGGGGCGTCGCCGGGGCCGCGGGGACCAGCGTCCAGGTCGTCGTGCCGGAGGGGCGCGAGCCCGAACCCGGCGACACCGGCTGGGTGGTGCCCCGGCCCGGCCGGTCGCTGCTCTACCGGGACGGCGAGCTGGTGAGCGGGGCGGCGGCGGCCGTGCCCGCGGCGCGTACCGGCGCGGAGCGGTGA
- a CDS encoding carbohydrate ABC transporter permease produces the protein MSSVTSTAPTTDPKAGTKAVRHLLGRVARYTFLCAVLGFFALPLLWLATAPFDDTPTITASLPRFTLDNFRALLDNPYALSSLLNSVYLAAGTAALVVTFGALAAYALSRVRVPGRDALLYGLLLLSSIVTGTATMVPLFELAFRLNLIDSRLGVILILTGGLLPAAIFILKDFMDATPTSYEESARVFGASPLQIMRHIVVPLVRPGLATVGVWAVANVWGNFLVPFLLLRGPEKAPAAVIMYTLYTEGGQADLRLLSTFSLLYSLPVALMFVFVSSRYGFRFHGGIKR, from the coding sequence GTGAGCAGCGTGACCAGCACGGCGCCGACCACCGACCCGAAGGCCGGCACCAAAGCCGTCCGGCACCTGCTCGGCCGGGTCGCCCGCTACACGTTCCTCTGCGCCGTCCTCGGGTTCTTCGCGCTGCCGCTGCTCTGGCTGGCCACCGCCCCGTTCGACGACACTCCGACGATCACCGCGTCGCTGCCGCGGTTCACCCTGGACAACTTCCGCGCGCTGCTCGACAACCCGTACGCGCTCAGCTCGCTGCTCAACTCCGTCTACCTGGCCGCCGGCACCGCGGCGCTGGTGGTGACGTTCGGGGCGCTGGCCGCGTACGCGCTGAGCCGGGTCCGGGTGCCCGGCCGCGACGCGCTGCTCTACGGGCTGCTGCTGCTCTCGTCGATCGTCACCGGCACGGCCACCATGGTGCCGCTGTTCGAGTTGGCGTTCCGGCTCAACCTGATCGACTCCCGGCTCGGGGTCATCCTGATCCTCACCGGCGGGCTGCTGCCCGCGGCGATCTTCATCCTCAAGGACTTCATGGACGCCACCCCGACGTCCTACGAGGAGTCCGCCCGGGTCTTCGGCGCCAGCCCGTTGCAGATCATGCGGCACATCGTGGTGCCCCTGGTCCGCCCCGGCCTGGCCACCGTCGGGGTGTGGGCGGTCGCCAACGTCTGGGGCAACTTCCTGGTGCCGTTCCTGCTGCTGCGCGGGCCGGAGAAGGCCCCCGCCGCAGTGATCATGTACACCCTCTACACCGAGGGCGGCCAGGCCGACCTGCGGTTGCTCTCCACCTTCTCGCTGCTCTACTCGCTGCCGGTGGCGCTCATGTTCGTCTTCGTCAGCAGCCGGTACGGATTCCGCTTCCACGGAGGGATCAAGCGCTGA
- a CDS encoding carbohydrate ABC transporter permease: protein MAQVTSPPDQVVEGRRPETGASPAPDAAGLGPARATGFLVPSMVLILLFLVVPAAWTIYLGVTNYRLTGLAAANPEIVGLDNYTQALGDERFRSSLVLTLQFVLGSAVIGQAGLGFAIAFALRDRRGPLRRVVEAFVLLSWILPSSVVAFLWIALLDRDGGTLNTLLGIPGTAWLLDHPMLSIIVFNTWRGTAFSMMLYAAALENVPRSHLETARLAGASTWQQLRDVVFPRIRGHVLTNLLLISLWTFNDFAPFLITAGGPEQRSEILPVYVYKVALSGGELGFGAAISFIMLLINLVIALVYLRMLGRRKEPA from the coding sequence GTGGCGCAGGTAACGTCACCTCCTGACCAGGTGGTGGAGGGGAGGCGCCCGGAGACGGGCGCCTCCCCGGCCCCCGATGCCGCCGGCCTGGGCCCGGCCCGGGCCACCGGGTTCCTCGTGCCCAGCATGGTGCTGATCCTGCTCTTCCTCGTGGTGCCGGCCGCCTGGACGATCTACCTGGGCGTCACCAACTACCGGCTGACCGGCCTGGCCGCCGCCAACCCGGAGATCGTCGGCCTGGACAACTACACCCAGGCCCTGGGCGACGAACGGTTCCGCTCCTCGCTGGTGCTGACCCTGCAGTTCGTGCTCGGCTCGGCGGTCATCGGCCAGGCCGGGCTCGGCTTCGCCATCGCCTTCGCGCTGCGCGACCGGCGCGGCCCGCTGCGCCGGGTGGTCGAGGCGTTCGTCCTGCTCTCCTGGATCCTGCCCAGCTCGGTGGTGGCCTTCCTCTGGATCGCCCTGCTCGACCGGGACGGTGGCACCCTCAACACGCTGCTCGGCATCCCAGGCACGGCCTGGCTGCTCGACCACCCGATGCTGTCGATCATCGTGTTCAACACCTGGCGCGGCACCGCGTTCTCGATGATGCTCTACGCCGCCGCCCTGGAGAACGTGCCCCGCTCCCACCTGGAGACCGCCCGGCTGGCCGGCGCGTCCACCTGGCAACAACTGCGCGACGTGGTCTTCCCCCGCATCCGCGGGCACGTGCTGACCAATCTGCTGCTGATCAGCCTCTGGACGTTCAACGACTTCGCGCCGTTCCTCATCACCGCCGGCGGCCCCGAGCAGCGCTCGGAGATCCTGCCGGTCTACGTCTACAAGGTGGCGCTCTCCGGCGGTGAACTCGGCTTCGGCGCCGCGATCTCGTTCATCATGCTGCTGATCAACCTGGTCATCGCGCTGGTCTACCTGCGCATGCTGGGCCGGCGGAAGGAGCCGGCGTGA
- a CDS encoding extracellular solute-binding protein, whose amino-acid sequence MTSKPRRAAGVLAAFTTLALGLTACGDSSEPAGKDAKNITLTISANSIVGGKNSAGAEWIEKWVIPRFVEAQKAKGVTAKVTFVPSGVDDEQYKTKLALDLRSKGGADVIAVDGIWVGEFVQAGYLKPLSEVAGDQADSWEGWSQIPETVQGLGSFEDKRYGIPLGTDGRVLYYNKKLFVQAGLPADWQPKSWQEILDAGAKLKALPGVTPIQINAGTAMGEATSMQGALPLLVGAGGEIYKDGKWAGASQPVKDMLDFYTKIYGGGLGDPKLQQEAKGRDKSFAEFAAGKIGILAEGDYFWRSVINPSTGIAKMADRDTAVGYAMIPAKQPGAGIRGQDFVSMSGGGVRVLNPNSKFPSQAWELLSFMHSAEAVKAELAGEARITARMDVNKEVLAGDPMLSFVTEKVLPVTAYRPPLAVYPQVSVALQEATAAAASGRSADEAAGAYQKKLEGIVGGAGNVTS is encoded by the coding sequence ATGACATCCAAGCCGAGACGCGCAGCGGGCGTGCTCGCCGCGTTCACCACCCTTGCCCTGGGCCTCACGGCCTGCGGCGACTCGTCCGAGCCGGCCGGCAAGGACGCCAAGAACATCACCCTCACGATCTCCGCCAACTCCATCGTGGGCGGCAAGAACTCCGCCGGCGCGGAGTGGATCGAGAAGTGGGTCATCCCCCGGTTCGTCGAGGCGCAGAAGGCCAAGGGCGTCACCGCCAAGGTGACGTTCGTGCCCAGCGGCGTCGACGACGAGCAGTACAAGACCAAGCTGGCCCTGGACCTGCGCTCCAAGGGCGGCGCCGACGTCATCGCGGTGGACGGCATCTGGGTGGGCGAGTTCGTCCAGGCCGGCTACCTCAAGCCGCTGTCCGAGGTGGCCGGCGACCAGGCCGACTCCTGGGAGGGCTGGTCGCAGATCCCGGAGACCGTGCAGGGCCTCGGCAGCTTCGAGGACAAGCGCTACGGCATCCCGCTCGGCACCGACGGCCGGGTCCTCTACTACAACAAGAAGCTCTTCGTCCAGGCCGGCCTGCCCGCCGACTGGCAACCGAAGAGCTGGCAGGAGATCCTCGACGCCGGCGCCAAGCTCAAGGCGCTGCCCGGGGTGACCCCGATCCAGATCAACGCCGGCACCGCGATGGGCGAGGCGACCTCCATGCAGGGCGCGCTGCCGCTGCTGGTCGGCGCCGGCGGCGAGATCTACAAGGACGGCAAGTGGGCCGGGGCCAGCCAGCCGGTCAAGGACATGCTCGACTTCTACACGAAGATCTACGGCGGCGGCCTGGGCGATCCCAAGCTGCAACAGGAGGCGAAGGGACGCGACAAGTCCTTCGCGGAGTTCGCCGCCGGCAAGATCGGCATCCTGGCCGAGGGCGACTACTTCTGGCGCAGCGTCATCAACCCGAGCACCGGAATCGCCAAGATGGCCGACCGGGACACCGCCGTCGGGTACGCGATGATCCCCGCCAAGCAGCCCGGCGCGGGCATCCGCGGGCAGGACTTCGTCAGCATGTCCGGCGGCGGCGTACGGGTGCTGAACCCGAACTCCAAGTTCCCGTCCCAGGCCTGGGAGCTGCTGTCGTTCATGCACTCGGCGGAGGCGGTCAAGGCCGAACTGGCCGGCGAGGCACGGATCACCGCGCGGATGGACGTCAACAAGGAGGTCCTCGCGGGCGACCCGATGCTGAGCTTCGTCACCGAGAAGGTGCTGCCGGTGACCGCGTACCGGCCGCCGCTGGCGGTGTACCCGCAGGTGTCGGTGGCGCTGCAGGAGGCGACGGCCGCCGCCGCGTCGGGCCGGAGCGCCGACGAGGCCGCCGGGGCGTACCAGAAGAAGCTCGAAGGGATCGTCGGTGGCGCAGGTAACGTCACCTCCTGA